The genomic window ATAGGAAAAGCTGGTGGTGAAGATGAGGCGCGAGCCCGTGCGGACCAGCTGCGTCGCCACGCGGTCGAAATCGGGCGGGGCCACGGCCTCGACCTGGGTGGCGCGCACCCGGTCGCCCAGCACCTCCAGCATGCGGCGGCGGCCCTGGTCGTGCATGGTGGACCAGCCGAAATCGCCCACGGGGCCGATCAGGATGAAGCCGACGTTCAGCGGCGCCTGGGCGGCGGCCGGGGAGGTGGCGGCGGCAAGCGCGCCACCGCCGAGCAGGATGTTGCGGCGGGACAGGGTCATGGGGCGGGGGTCTCCTTCGCGGGCGCCACTACACATTCGTGACGCCCCTGTCATCCATGATCAGCGGTCCGGCACGAAGGGCTGGCCCAGGGATTGCGGCCCGGCCGCCCCCCCGCGCCGCAGCCGCATGATCAGCACCAGCACGAGGATGGTGATGAGGTAGGGCATGGCCGCCAGAAGCTGCGTCGGCAGCGGCACCCCGGCCGATTGCGCGTGCAGCTGCAGGATGGTGACGCCGCCGAAGAGATAGGCCCCCACCGCCGCCCGCCAGGGCAGCCAGGAGGCGAAGACCACGATGGCCAGCGCGATCCAGCCGCGGCCGGCCGTCATGCCCGAGGTCCAGAAGGGCGTGTAGACCAGCGAGAGATAGGCCCCCGCCAGCCCCGCGCAGGCGCCGCCGAACAGCACCGCCAGGAAGCGCACCCGCAGCACATGGTGGCCCAGCGCATGGGCCGAGGCGTGGTTCTCGCCGCAGGCGCGCAGCACCAGCCCCGCCCGCGTGCGGAACAGGAACCAGGAGACGCCGGCCACCAGCGCGAAGGCGGCATAGACGAAGGGGTCCTGCGCGAAGAGCACGGGGCCGAGGAAGGGAATGTCCGACAGATAGGGGATCGCGACCTGCCCGATCCCCTCCCGCTGCACCCCCACGAAGGGCGCCCCCACCACGCCCGAAAGCCCCAGCCCGAAGATGGCGAGCGCCAGCCCCGCCGCCACCTGGTTGGTGGCGAGCCCCAGCGTCAGCAGTGCGAACAGCGCCGCCATGGCCATGCCCGCCAGCACCGCCGCCAGCACGCCGAAGGCGCTGGACCCCGTGGTGATGGCGGCCGCGATGCCCACCGCGGCGCCCATGATCATCATGCCCTCGACGCCCAGGTTCAGCACGCCCGAGCGTTCCACGACCAGTTCGCCGATGGCGGCGATCAGCAGCGGCGTGGAGGCGGTGATGACCGTCAGGAGGATGGCTTCGAAAAGGGTCATTCTTGCGCCCTCAAACGCCGGGCGCTTTGCGGCCGGATACTCGTGGCGCGATTCCGCTCCTGCCCGGTCATGCCTCCGCCCTTCGCACCCAGCGCACGCGATACAGAAGCAGCGTGTCGCAGCCCAGCACATAGAACAGCAGCAGCCCCTGGAAGACGCGCGTCACGTCCAGCGGCATCTGCATCATGATCTGCGCGTTCTCGCCGCCGATGAAGGTGATGGCCAGGAACACGCCCGCGACAAGGCACCCCACGGGATTCAGCCGGCCGAGGAAGGCCACGATGATGGCCGTGAAGCCATAGCCGGGCGAAAGCCCAGGCTGCAGCATCCGCACCGTCCCCGCGGCCTCCAGCACGCCGGCCAGCCCGGCCAAGCCCCCCGCGATGGCAAAGACCGTCCAGGTGAGGCGCTTCGCGTCGAAGCCCGCGAAGCGCGCGGCGCGCGGCGCCTCGCCCACCAGCGTGATCTCGAACCCCTTCAGCGTGCGCGCCACCAGCACCGCCGCCAGCACCACCACCAGCAACATGATGGGCGTGCCGAGGTTCAGCCTTCCGCCCTCCATCAGCAGCGGGATGGTGGCCTCGGGCGCGAAGACGACAGTCTGGGGCATGTTGAAGCCCTGCGGGTCGCGCCAGGGGCCGCGCACCAGCCAGTCGAGCAACAGTTCGGCCACATAGACCAGCATCAGGCTGGTCAGGATTTCATTGGCGCCGAAGCGCGTCTTGAGCAGCGCCGGGATCAGGGCGAAGAGCGCGCCGCCCAGCGCGCCCATCACCAGCATGGCGGGCAGCACCCAGGCGCCGGCGCCCGCGCCATGCGTGGCCACGGCCAGCCAGCCGCCCGCCATGGCGCCCATGAGGAACTGCCCCTCGGCGCCGATGTTCCAGTTGTTCGAGCGGTAGCAGAGCGCCAGCCCGACCGCGATCAGCACCAGGGGCGTGGCCTTCACCGCCACCTCCTGCAACCCCCAGAGGTCGGAGACGGGCATCACGAAATAGACGAACAACGCCTCCAGCGGGTCGCGCCCCATGGCGAGGAAGACCAGCACGGCCGAAACCAGCGTCAGCCCCACCGCCAGCACAGGCGAGGCCAGGGTCAGCGCCCATGGCGTCTCGGCCCGGCGTTCCAGGACGAGGCGCCTCATGCGGCACCCCCCATCCGCAGGCCTATGGCCTCGCGCGTCAGGCCGCCCACGGGTTCGGCCGGCGAGAGCCGGCCGTGGAACAGCACCGCGATGCGGTCGGCCATCTCCAGCAGTTCATCGAGATCCTGGCTGATGACCAGCACAGCCGAACCCTCCCGCGCCAGGTCCAGCAGCGCCTGGCGGATCAGCCCCGCCGCCCCCGCATCCACCCCCCAGGTGGGCTGCGACACCACCAGCAGGCCAGGCTTGCGCAGCACCTCCCGCCCCACCACGAATTTTTGCAAGTTGCCGCCGGAAAGCGCCCGCGCCTCCGGGTCGCGCGGGCCTTTCCGCACGTCGAAGGCGCGCGTCACCGCATCCACCCAGCCCAGCATCCGCCCGCGATCCAGCATTCCGTGGCGCACCATGCCGCTGGCCGCATGGCCGGAGACGAGGGCGTTGTCGGACAGTGTCAGGCGCGGTGCCGCGGCATGGCCCAGCCGTTCCTCCGGCACGAAGGCCGCGCCTCGGCGGCGGCGGGCGTTGATGTCGGCGCGGCCCACCGCCGCGCCATCCAGCACCACCTGCTCCGCGCGCGGCGCCAGCACCTCGCCGGACAGGGCAGCGAACAGCGCCTCCTGCCCATTGCCGGCCACGCCCGCGATGCCCAGCACCTCGCCGCGACGCAGATCGAGCGAGACCTCCTTCAGCCCTACCCCATGCGGGTCATCGGCTGGTGCGGACAGCCCGCGCACGGAAAGCCGCACCGGCCCCCCGGGCGGTGCGGCGGCATGGCGCAGCGCGGCCACCTCGCTGCCCACCATCATGCGCGCGAGGCTCGCGGCCGTTTCCGCGCGCGGGTCGGTGCGCGCCACCACCCGGCCATGGCGCAGGATGGTGGCGGTCTCGCAGAGGCGCCGCACCTCCTCCAGCTTGTGCGAGATGTAGAGCACGGCCCGCCCCTCCGCGCGGATGCGGTCCAGCGTGGCGAAGAGGCCCTCGCTCTCCTGCGGCGTCAGCACCGAGGTGGGTTCGTCCAGGATCAGCAGACGCGGGTCCTGCATGAGGCAGCGCACGATCTCGATGCGCTGCCGCTCCCCCACCGAAAGCCGCCACACCTCGCGCGCGGGTTCGAGCGGCAGGCCATAGGCGCGCGAAACTTCCGCCAGGCGGGCGGCGATGCGCGGCACGGGCTCGGCGGCGTCCAGCGCCAGCGCCACGTTCTCCGCCACGGTCAGATTGTCGAACAGCGAGAAGTGCTGGAACACCATGCCGATGCCCAGGGCCCGCGCCGCGCGCGGCTCGGGCAGGTGGACCGGGCGGCCTTCCCAGGCAATGTGCCCGGCTTCCGGCTGCAACAGCCCATAGAGCATCTTCACAAGCGTGGACTTGCCCGCGCCATTCTCGCCCAGCAGCGCATGGGCCTCGCCGGGCATGACGCGCAAATCCACATGGTCATTGGCGATGAGCGCGCCGAAGCGCTTCACCAAACCGGTGGCGTCGAGCAGCGGCGTGCTCATCGCCCGTGCAGCGCGGCCCAGAGCTTTTCCGGCGTGGCCGGCATGGTGATTTCCGCACCCACGGCGTCACGGATGGCGGCCATCACGGCCTGGGGGGCCGCGATGCAGCCCGCCTGGCCCGTGCCCTTCACGCCCAGCCCGTTCGCCTCGGTCGGCGCATCCTCGCGCAAGCTGATGTCCAGCGCCGGCAGATCGGAGGCGCGGGGCAGGCAGTAATCCATCAGCCCCGCCGTCAGAAGCTGGCCGCTCTCCGCGTCATAGCGGATGGCCTCCAGCAGCGCCTGGCCGATGCCCTGCACCACGCCGCCCTGCACCTGGCCCAGCGCCAGCATGGGGTTCAGCAGGCGGCCATAATCATCCACGGCGGTGTAGGCGCAGAGGGTGCATTCGCCCGTCTCCGGGTCCACCTCCACCTCGGCGGCATGGGCGCCATTGGGGAAGGTGCAGAGGTCGAGCGCGTGGCGCGCCTCGCCCTCCAGCGGCGGTTCCTCGGCGGCGAGTTCGGCCAGTGTCACACTCGCGCCATCGGCCAGGGCGAAGCGGCCGCCGGCATAGTGCAGGGATTCGGGCGCGGTCTGCAGCAGACGCGCGGCGCGGCCGCGCGCCTCGGCCAGCAGGTTGTGCGCGGCCTGGCGCATGGCCTCGCCGCCCATGTGCAGGCTGCGCGCGCCGCCATGGCCATTGCCGAAGGCCACCAGGTCCGTGTCGGCCTGGATGTAGCCAATGCGCTCCATGGGCAGGTCGAGCTGGTGGGCCACATATTGCGGGAAGCTCGTCTCGTGCCCCTGCCCGTTGGACTGGGTGCCGATGGCGAGCGTCACACCCCCCTCCGCGTCCACGCTCAGCTTCGCCCATTCGCCGAAGGCGCCGCGCGCGGTTTCCAGGAAGGCCGTGAGCCCGAAGCCGCGCCGCTTGCCCTGCGCTTCGCTGGCCGCGCGGCGGGCGGGGAAGCCCGCGCGGTCTGCCAGCGCCGCGCATTCCGTGAGCCTTGCGGCGAAGTTGCCATCCCGCAGCTCCATGCCCAGCGCGGAGCGATAGGGGAACTCACCGATCATGTTGCGCGCCCGCAGCGCGGCCGCATCCTGCCCCATGGCGCGGGCGGCGTGCTCGATCAGCGTCTCGATGATGTAGTTCGCCTCAGGCTTGCCCGCGCCGCGATAGGCCTCCATGGGTGCCGTGTTGGTGAAGGCGCCGCGCACCGTCATGTGGATGGCGGGGATGGCATAGACGCCACCCATGGCGGTGGCCGCCGCGTTGGTCGGGCAGTGCGGGCCATTGGCCGAGAGATAGGCCCCCATCTCCGCCACGCCGTCGAAATCCAGCGCCAGGAACCGCCCCTCCGCATCCAGCGCCAGCCGCCCCCGCCCGTGCAGGCCGCGCCCATGGGCCGAGGCCGCGTAATCCTCGCCGATGCGGGCCGTCCAGCGCACGGGCGCACTCAGTTCGCGGGCGGCGTGCAGCAGGCAGACATGCTCGGGAAAGGCCACGTTCTTCACGCCGAAACCGCCGCCCACATCGGGCACGACCAGGTGCAGCGCCTCGGGCGGCAGCTTCATGGCGGCGCAGAGCTGGCCACGCATGGAATGCACATTCTGCCCGTTGACGATGAGGCTGAGGCGCGTGGCCTCCGGCACCGCCACGGCCGCCCGCGGCTCGATGGGCGCGCAGGTGACGCGGGGGTTGGGGATGTCCGCCTCGACCACATGGGCGGCCCCCGCGAAGGCGGCCTCCACCGCCGCACGGTCGCCCTTGTGCCAGAGGAAGGCGAGGTTGCCCGGCGCCTGTTCGTGCAGGGTGGGCGCGCCCGGTGCCAGCGCCGCGTCGTGGTCCGTGACGGCGGGCAGCATGTCGTATTCCGCGAGGATGAGTTCCGCCGCGTCCTCGGCCTGATGCGCCGTCTCGGCCACCACACAGGCCACCGCCTCGCCCACATGGCGCACGCGGTCCAGCGCGAGCGGCGGGTGGTCCGGCTTCACCAAGGGCGTCTCCGCCGCCAGCACGGAGGAACAGGGCAGGCCGCCGATGCCCGCCTCCGCCAGCATGGCGCCCGTCAGCACCAGGCGAACCCCGGGGGCGGCGCGGGCCGCCGTCACATCCAATGCCAAGAGCCGCGCATGGGCGTGCGGGCTGCGCAGGAAGACGGCGTGCAGCGCGCCCGGCTGCGCCAGGTCGTCCACATAGCGCCCCTCGCCCTTGAGGAAGCGCGCATCCTCGACGCGACGGATGGATTGGCCGAACAGGCTGATGGCGTTCATGAGGCGAAACTAGCCCCGGATCGGCTTCGGTGGAATCACCGAAGCCGCGCAGCCGCCGCCAGGACGGGCGGCGGCTGCCGCCCGCGCCCGTTTCGCCTCAGGCGGCGCGCATCTGGGTCAGCAGGGTGCTCAACTCGCCCCGCAGCCCCTCGCCCTGCTGGGCGATGTCGTCGGTGGTGGCGGCCAGGCTGGTCAGGGCGCCCTCGGCGGCCTGGGCGCCCTGGCCCACCTCGTCCATGCGGGCGGCCACGCGGTCGGTGCCGGTGGCGGCCTCGGCCACGTTGCGCGCGATTTCGCGCGTGGCGGCCCCCTGTTCCTCCACCGCGGCGGCGATGGCGTTGGCGACCTCATTGATCTCGGCCACCACCGTGCCGATGCCCTGGATGGAGCGCACCGCCCCCTCCGCCGCACCCTGGATGGCGCTGATCTGGGCCGCGATGTCGCCGGTGGCGCGGCCGGTCTGGGCGGCGAGGCTCTTCACCTCGCTGGCCACCACGGCGAAGCCCTTGCCGGCCTCACCCGCCCGCGCCGCCTCGATGGTCGCGTTCAGCGCCAGCAGGTTGGTCTGGCCCGCGATGTCGCTGATGAGGCGCACCACCTCGCCGATCTTGGTGGCGGCCTCCGTCAGGGCCGCCATGGTGGCATCCGTGGCGCGCGTCTCCTCCATGGCGCGGCCGGCCACGCGGGCGGCCTCGGCCACCTGGCGGGTGATCTCGCTGACCGAGGCCGAAAGCTCCTCGGCCGCGGCGGCCACGGTCTGCACATTGCGGCTGGCCTGGTCCGCGTCCTGGTTCACCGCATCGGCGAGGCGCGCGGTCTGGCCCGCCCCGGCGCGCAGTTCGGCGGTGGCGCCGCGCAGCACCTCCACGCGGTCGGCCATGGTGTCGAGCGCGGTGCCCAGCGCCGTCTCGATCTGCTGGGCCACCGAGGCGCGCGCCCGGCGGGCCTCCTCGGCGGTGGCGGTGCGCTGGGCGGCCGCGGCCTCCTCCAGGGCACGCGCGCGCAGGGCTTCCTGCCGCAGCGTGTCCAGGCCGCGGGCGAGGGCGCCGAATTCATCCGTGCGCGCGGTGGCGGGCACAGGGTCATCATAGGCGCCGGCGGCCAGGCGGCCGGTGGCCGATTGCAGGCTGGCCAGTGGCGCCAGCACCCGGCGCAGCACCACCCACACCGCGACGGCGAGGAACAGCAGCGTCCCCCCCAGCACGGCGATGGCGGCGATGGACTGGGCCCGCGCCTGCGCGATCAGCGTGTCCGCACGTTCCTGCGTCACCAGGCTCGCCGCGTCGCGCACCAGCAGCAGGCTGCCGATCTGCGGCGTGGTCCGCTCAATGAAGGCGGACGCCGCCATACGGTCGGCCGAGGGCTCGGCCTGGGCCGTGCTCAGCGCGCGGAACTCGGTGAAGTAGGCGGTCCGCGCCGCCGCCACCGCGGCCGCGAGGCGCGGGTCCGTGCGGGTTTCGGGCTCGGCCTCCAGCAGGCGCCAGGCGGAGTCCACCGCCCCGCGCGACTGCGCGACGGCCGCCTGGTTCTGCGGCGTCAGGCCACGGTTCGCGGCGATGGCGCCGGCCACCGTGCTGCGTTCCTGCCCGGAGGCGTCGCGCGCCAGCCAGCTCGCCTGCTTCAGCATGTTCAGCCGCGCGATCAGCGGATCATGCTCGCCGGCGGCGGCCAACAGCGAGGACCAGATGCCCTGCTGCGCGGCCACGAAGCGCGAGAGTTCGCGGTGCATCCCCCCGCGCGCGAATTCCGCGTCGCGCGCCTCGTCCGCCAGGGCCATCTGCGCGTCGGCGCGGCGGCGCAGGGCCTCCAGCGGCGCGGTCATGCCCTCCAGCTCCTGCAGCATGCGGACGGTCTCGGGCAGGCGGGCCTCGCGCAGGTGGACCAGCGCCTCCGCCAGCTTGGCCTGGAACACGCCGCGGTGCCGCGCGATCACGCCGCGCGCCGCGTCACCGACGGGCGTGGTGGAGGCCAGCGCCGCATTGCTCTGGGCGCGTTCCAGGAGCAGCTCGAACAAGCCTTCGTTCAGGCGCGCGGCGGCCTTGTTCATCTCGGCGGCCGCCCGATGCTCCTCCCAGGAGGTCCAAGAGGAACGCAGGGTGGAGGTGGCCGGGATCAGCGCCAGGATGGCCAGCACGAGACTGACCCCGAGAATCGGCGTCCGGACGGAGCCAAACAACTTGCTCATGGAGAGAACCTTGCAGCTATTTCGCCGCAGCATGCCCCCGCGTCCCTGAATCCGCGCTTAACGTCGCGTTGGCGCCTCCGGCTCGCCGCCCAGGTCGAAAAGGCCGCGCAGGAAGCCCGGCGTCAGCGCGGCCAGCGGGTTCACCGTGATGGTAGGGTCCTCCGGTGGGCCCTGCGCGCGGAAGGTGGCGGCGAAGACCCCGCCGCCCCGCTCGGGGCTGAACAGCCGGCCGACCAACGGCAGGTTGCCCAGCAGCGTGTTGAACACATAGGCGGGCACGATGGTGCCCTCCATGTCCAGCACCGCGCGCTCCCGCAGCAGCCGCCCTTGCGCCGTCAGCCCCAGCGAGGCGGAGAAGGCCCGCGCCTCGTTCACCCGCAGCACGTCCGGCTCCAGCACGAAGGGTACCACGGCGCGGGTGAAGACAAGGCCATTGCCCCCCTGCATGGCCTCCAGCACGCCGAACAGCGTCATGGCCTGCAGCAGCTTGCCCAGCGCCGGCGCGTCGCGCACCACGAAATTGTCCAGCTCCGCCGTGCCGGAGAGCGGCGCGCCGGGCCGTGTCTCGGTGTATTGCCCGGTCAGCGCCAGCCGCCCGCCGCGGATCGAGGTGGTGATGCCCAGCGCCCGCAGCACCGCGCCGCCATCCTCCGCCACCGCCCGCACCTGGCGGACATTGCCGCGGCCGGGTGTCAGCGCCGCCTCGAAGGCGCCGCCGCCGCGCGCGGTGCGGCCGCGCAGCGTGGCCTGGCGCAGCACGCCGGCCGTATCCATCCGGCCCGTGGCCTGCACGGCGAAGATTTCGCGCTGGGGGCCGACCAGCACCTGGTCGAAGCGCAAATCCAGGTTCAGCGGCGGCTGTTGGCCCTCGGTGGGGGCGGGACGCTCGCTGGAAGGCGTGCTGGGCCCCAGCACCGGCCGCAGGTCGAGCAGGGGGCCACGCAGCGTGATGCTCCAGGGTTCGTTCGGTCGTGCGCCGGCCCGCGCATCGCCCACCAGGCGCGAGGCGCCGAACACCGTCTCCTGCAACTCCACCCGCTCGATACGGTTGGCGCGGGCCACGGCGCGGGCGCGCAGCGCGAGTTCCAGCGCCTCGATCCGGATGCCCTCGATGCTGGTGAGCTGGTCATTGTTGAGGCGCAGCGTCGCCTCGGCCTGGCCGGGGCTCCCCTCGGGCTTCTCCCAGCCCAGCGGCGGGAAGGCCAGCACCGCATCGCGCAGATTGCCCGTCAGCGCGTAGCTGGCCTGGCCGTTGCGCCGGCGTTCGCCCCGCGCCTCGATGGCCACGGGCCCGCGCAGCAGCGCCCCGGCATCGAGGCCGAGTGCCGCCAGCTGCGCCGCCGTGGGTCGCGCCGTCAGCGTTTCGCGCGAGACGACCTGCGTGGCCGGCCCGGCGCGGTAGTCCAGCTCCACGCCGAAGCGCAGCGCGATGCCGGCCAGCGTGCCGGTGCCGCTGCCGCGCAGCCCCTGCATGTCAGTGGTGAGTTCCGCCGTGGCCCCCTCCAGGTCGCGCCCCAGCAGCAGGGAGGCGACGCGCCCCTGGGTCAGGCGCGCCTCGGCGCGCAGCTGCATCTGCTCGGTGCGGAGGTCCGCCAGCAGGGGGAAGTCCAGTTGCAGCCGCCCGTTGAACTGTCCTCCCCGCACGTCGATCGGAAAGGGCCGGCGGTCGAACAGCGCAAGGCGCGGGTGGCGCAGCACCGTCACCAGCCCCGTCAGGGGGCCGGACAGGTTGAAGGACATCTCGGCCGTGTCCGGCTGGCCCGGCGGCGCGAAGGCGAAGCGCAGCGTGGACTCGCCCGCCTGGATGCCGCCGGCCTCGGCCGCCAGCGCGCCGCCGCGCGTCTCCACCACCACGCCATCCCGCGCGAAGCGGGCGCGGCCGGTCACGCCGGCGACGGGGGGCATGGGGCGCAGGTAGTGGACGGTGGCGCCTTCCACGCTTGCCTCGCCCTCCAGCGCCTCCAGCCGCGCCTCGCCCAGGGCTTCATTGGCCGAGACGCCGATGCGCCACCGCCCTTCGGTCAGGGTGCCGGCGGTGATGTTGGTGGTGATCCAGTCCCGCGCGCCCCGGACCACGCCCTCGGGCCAGAGCCGGGGCAGTTCCGCGAAGCGGGCGTCGTTCAGGCTGAGCGAGACCTCGCTGGCCCAGCGCCCCTCGGCGAAGCGCGCCGCACCCGTGGCGGCCAGCCGCGTGGCCGCGCCCCCTGTCTCGGGGGCGGCCAGATCAAGGTGCAAGGCCTCCAGCGTCACCGCGCCGGGGCCGAGCGAGGCGCTGACCGCCGCCTCCGCGACCTGGAGGGCGCCCATGCCCGGAGGCGTCACCTCGGCCTCCGCCAGCACCAGGTCCGCGCGGCCGCCCACCACGGCCCAGCGCGTCAGGTCGGGCGCGGTGGTCACGTCCAGAAGCAGCGCCGCCTCGCGCAGCACGCCCCGCTGCAGCGCCAGCCGCGTGGCCTCCCGCGCCTCGGGCGCGAGCTCGGCGGGCCAGAGGCGCGGGATGGTGGTGATGTCCAGCTCGCCCAGGTTCAGCCGTGCCCGTCCGCCCCAGCCCGGCGGCCTGCGCTGGAGTTCCGCGCTGGCCTCGATGGGCTGGCCCGCGGTGCCGGGCAGGCGCAGCATGGCGCGTTCAAGAATGAGGCTGTCCGGCGTGGCCAATGCCTCCGCTTCCAGCGCATCGAAGGGGAGTTCGAGGCCGGGCGCGGGGCGCAGCCTCCCGCCCTCGGCGGCTTGCAGCGCAAGGCCCAGCCCGTGCACCTGGCCCTCGCCATCCATGCTCAGGCTGGCCTGCACCGCGACCGGCGCGTCCAGCATGGTAAGCGGCGCGAGGAAGGGCAGAACCGCGGCCAACTCCGGCGGGCGCAGCACCGGCAGGTCGAGGCGCAGATGCACCTGGGTGGGCTCGCCCTCGGCCTGGGCGGAGACATGGACGGGTAGGCGCTTGGCGATGCCATCGGCGCCGATCGTCTCCAGCATGGCCTCGCCATCGGCCTCCAGCCCGCCCTCACCGCCGCGCAGCAGGGTCAGGTGGATCTCGCGCAAATGGAAAGTGGCGCCGAGTGCCGCGTCACGCAGGCTGATGCGCCCGCCCAGGATGCGGACGCGGCGCAGCAGGGTGTGGGCGGCGCGTTCCTCCGGCGGGCGCATCAGGTCGGCCAGGAGCTGGGGCAGGGCGGAGGGCGTGCCGTCCGCCGGCGCCGGCTCCGCGCCTGGCTGGGGCGTCAGGTCGAGGCCCACCGTGCCATCCGCCTCCCGCCGCAGGCTGAGGACGGGGGCGAAGAGGTCCACCGTCGCGGGGGCGAGGGTTCCGCGCAAAAGAGGCGCCAGGGCGAAGGTGACGGCGGCATCGGGCAGGGCGCCGGCCACCACGCCCTCCGCATCGGTCAACCGGGCGCCGGAGACGCGCACCTCCACGGGGGCCGAGCCGCCATGGAAGCCTTCCCAGGCGATGGCCGCGCGGCCGACGGAGAGGCGCAGTTCACCCCCTCGGCATTGGCCGCGCGCTCGATCTGCCGGGCGAGGAAGGCCGATTCCCAGGGTCCGGAGGAGAGCCGCCAGGCCAGCGCGCCCAGCGCCAGCCCGGCCAGCAGCGGCAGGAAGAGCAGCAGCGAGAGGCCCCAACGAAGGGCTTGACCAGGCTTCACCCTGCGCGTTCCCCTGCCCACCCATGACACGTCCCCTGCACGACCCCGAAGGAATCGCGCGGCTTCGCGCACGCCTGGCGGAGGGCGACGCCGCGCAGCAGGCGCTGGCCGGCCGCGCCGAGGCGGAGCCGGTGCTGGAGGTGCTGGGCGCGCACAGTCCCTTCCTCTCGGACCTCGCCTTCCGCGAGGCGCCCACGCTGCACCGCCTGCTGGACCGGGGGGCGGATGCCGCCATGCAGGCGGTGCTGGAACCCCTCTCCACGGCCGATGTCGCCTCCCCGCGCGATGCGGTGGCGAGCCTGCTGCGCCGCGCCAAGCGCCAGGGCGCCCTGGTGGCGGGCGTGGCGGACCTGATGGGCATGTGGCCGCTGGACCGCGTGACCGGCGCGCTGTCCGACCTGGCGGACGAGACCATCGAATTCGCCATCGCGCATTTGCTGCTGGACGGCGCGCGGCGCGGCCAGATCCGGCTGCCGCGCACAAAGGGCGACAAGCGGCAGATCACGAAGGGCTCGGGCCTGATCGTGCTGGGCATGGGCAAGCTCGGCGCGCGCGAGCTGAACTACTCCTCGGATGTCGATCTCCTGCTGCTGCACGACCCGGATTCGCCTTCCTACCACGAGGAACATGGGCCCGCGCCCTACATCCGCATCGCCCGGGACCTCGTTCGCCTGATGGAAGAACGCACGGGCGAGGGTTACGTTTTCCGAACCGACCTGAGATTGCGTCCGGACGCCACGCCGCTCTGCGTCTCCGTGCCGGTGGCGCTGAGCTATTATGAAAGCCTGGGCCAGAACTGGGAACGCGCCGCCATGATCAAGGCGCGCTGCGTGGCGGGCGACCGCGCGCCGGCCGAGGCCTTCCTGCGCGAATTGCGCCCCTTCATCTGGCGGCGGCATTTGGATTTCGCCGCGGTGGCCGACATCCATTCCATCAAGCGGCAGATCCACATCCACAAGGGCGAGCGTGGGGCGGGCGGCGAGATCGCGGTGGCGGGCCATGACGTGAAGCTGGGCCGCGGCGGCATCCGCGAGATCGAGTTCAGCGTGCAGGTGCTGCAACTGATCTGGGGTGGGCGCGACCCGGCGCTGCGCGACCAGACCACGCTGGGCGCGCTGGCGGCCCTGGCCGCGGCCGGCAAGATGGACCGCCGCGCGGCGGCCGACCTCGCGGACGCCTATGTCTTCCTGCGCAACACCGAGCACCGGCTGCAGATGGTGGAGGACCGCCAGACCCACCGCCTGCCCGAGGCGCCGCAGGAGCTGGACCGCATCGGCCGCTTCATGGGCTTCGCCGATGGCACGGAATTCGGCGCGGCGCTGACCGCGCACCAGCGCCGGGTGGAGCAGCACTACAGCCGCATGTTCGAGGCCGCGCCCGCCCTCTCCACCGAGGGCGGCAGCCTGGTCTTCACCGGCGTGGAGGATGACCCGGCCACGCTCGAGAACCTGCGCGGCATGGGCTACCGCGAGGTGTCCTCCATCGCGGGCATGATCCGCTCCTGGCACCATGGCCGCCCGCGCGCCACCCGCACCGAGCGCGCCCGCGAATTGCTGACCGAGATCATGCCCGCCCTGCTGGCCGCCTTCGCCCGCCAGCGCGAGCCGGATGCGGCGTTGATCCGCTTCGGGGAATTGCTGGGGCGGTTATCGGCCGGGGTGCAGTTCCTGTCGCTGCTGCACCGCAACCCGCCGCTGATGGGGCGGCTCGCCGGGCTGCTGGGCGCGGCGCCACAACTGGCGGACCACCTGGCGCGACAGCCCGTGGCGCTGGACGGGCTGCTGGCCGGCAGCCATGCCGCGCCCGGCGAGAAGCCGCTCGCCGCCCTGCCCGCCCTG from Roseococcus microcysteis includes these protein-coding regions:
- a CDS encoding ABC transporter permease, which gives rise to MRRLVLERRAETPWALTLASPVLAVGLTLVSAVLVFLAMGRDPLEALFVYFVMPVSDLWGLQEVAVKATPLVLIAVGLALCYRSNNWNIGAEGQFLMGAMAGGWLAVATHGAGAGAWVLPAMLVMGALGGALFALIPALLKTRFGANEILTSLMLVYVAELLLDWLVRGPWRDPQGFNMPQTVVFAPEATIPLLMEGGRLNLGTPIMLLVVVLAAVLVARTLKGFEITLVGEAPRAARFAGFDAKRLTWTVFAIAGGLAGLAGVLEAAGTVRMLQPGLSPGYGFTAIIVAFLGRLNPVGCLVAGVFLAITFIGGENAQIMMQMPLDVTRVFQGLLLFYVLGCDTLLLYRVRWVRRAEA
- a CDS encoding xanthine dehydrogenase family protein molybdopterin-binding subunit, which translates into the protein MNAISLFGQSIRRVEDARFLKGEGRYVDDLAQPGALHAVFLRSPHAHARLLALDVTAARAAPGVRLVLTGAMLAEAGIGGLPCSSVLAAETPLVKPDHPPLALDRVRHVGEAVACVVAETAHQAEDAAELILAEYDMLPAVTDHDAALAPGAPTLHEQAPGNLAFLWHKGDRAAVEAAFAGAAHVVEADIPNPRVTCAPIEPRAAVAVPEATRLSLIVNGQNVHSMRGQLCAAMKLPPEALHLVVPDVGGGFGVKNVAFPEHVCLLHAARELSAPVRWTARIGEDYAASAHGRGLHGRGRLALDAEGRFLALDFDGVAEMGAYLSANGPHCPTNAAATAMGGVYAIPAIHMTVRGAFTNTAPMEAYRGAGKPEANYIIETLIEHAARAMGQDAAALRARNMIGEFPYRSALGMELRDGNFAARLTECAALADRAGFPARRAASEAQGKRRGFGLTAFLETARGAFGEWAKLSVDAEGGVTLAIGTQSNGQGHETSFPQYVAHQLDLPMERIGYIQADTDLVAFGNGHGGARSLHMGGEAMRQAAHNLLAEARGRAARLLQTAPESLHYAGGRFALADGASVTLAELAAEEPPLEGEARHALDLCTFPNGAHAAEVEVDPETGECTLCAYTAVDDYGRLLNPMLALGQVQGGVVQGIGQALLEAIRYDAESGQLLTAGLMDYCLPRASDLPALDISLREDAPTEANGLGVKGTGQAGCIAAPQAVMAAIRDAVGAEITMPATPEKLWAALHGR
- a CDS encoding ABC transporter ATP-binding protein, with protein sequence MSTPLLDATGLVKRFGALIANDHVDLRVMPGEAHALLGENGAGKSTLVKMLYGLLQPEAGHIAWEGRPVHLPEPRAARALGIGMVFQHFSLFDNLTVAENVALALDAAEPVPRIAARLAEVSRAYGLPLEPAREVWRLSVGERQRIEIVRCLMQDPRLLILDEPTSVLTPQESEGLFATLDRIRAEGRAVLYISHKLEEVRRLCETATILRHGRVVARTDPRAETAASLARMMVGSEVAALRHAAAPPGGPVRLSVRGLSAPADDPHGVGLKEVSLDLRRGEVLGIAGVAGNGQEALFAALSGEVLAPRAEQVVLDGAAVGRADINARRRRGAAFVPEERLGHAAAPRLTLSDNALVSGHAASGMVRHGMLDRGRMLGWVDAVTRAFDVRKGPRDPEARALSGGNLQKFVVGREVLRKPGLLVVSQPTWGVDAGAAGLIRQALLDLAREGSAVLVISQDLDELLEMADRIAVLFHGRLSPAEPVGGLTREAIGLRMGGAA
- a CDS encoding ABC transporter permease translates to MTLFEAILLTVITASTPLLIAAIGELVVERSGVLNLGVEGMMIMGAAVGIAAAITTGSSAFGVLAAVLAGMAMAALFALLTLGLATNQVAAGLALAIFGLGLSGVVGAPFVGVQREGIGQVAIPYLSDIPFLGPVLFAQDPFVYAAFALVAGVSWFLFRTRAGLVLRACGENHASAHALGHHVLRVRFLAVLFGGACAGLAGAYLSLVYTPFWTSGMTAGRGWIALAIVVFASWLPWRAAVGAYLFGGVTILQLHAQSAGVPLPTQLLAAMPYLITILVLVLIMRLRRGGAAGPQSLGQPFVPDR